Proteins encoded in a region of the Cupriavidus pauculus genome:
- a CDS encoding rhodanese-like domain-containing protein yields MQVISATELSQWLAAADRKKPVLLDVREDLEVRTAAMPGITHIPMGQIPARMGELDDETEIVCICHHGARSMQVASFLERQGYAHVYNLTGGIHAWSTEVDPSVPQY; encoded by the coding sequence ATGCAGGTAATTTCCGCAACCGAACTGTCGCAATGGCTGGCCGCGGCCGATCGCAAGAAGCCCGTGCTGCTCGATGTGCGCGAGGACCTCGAGGTCCGCACCGCCGCGATGCCCGGCATCACGCATATCCCCATGGGGCAGATTCCGGCCCGCATGGGCGAGCTCGACGATGAAACCGAAATCGTCTGCATCTGCCACCACGGTGCGCGCAGCATGCAGGTGGCGAGCTTCCTCGAGCGCCAGGGCTATGCGCACGTGTACAACCTGACCGGCGGCATCCACGCCTGGTCCACCGAGGTCGATCCCTCGGTACCGCAGTACTGA